A window of the Penaeus monodon isolate SGIC_2016 unplaced genomic scaffold, NSTDA_Pmon_1 PmonScaffold_11755, whole genome shotgun sequence genome harbors these coding sequences:
- the LOC119568950 gene encoding LOW QUALITY PROTEIN: NAD-dependent protein deacetylase sirtuin-2-like (The sequence of the model RefSeq protein was modified relative to this genomic sequence to represent the inferred CDS: inserted 2 bases in 1 codon), with protein sequence MLICLLFKFQGIPDFRTPGTGLYSNLEKYNLPFPEAIFDIEYFRNNPKPFFVLAKELYPGSFAPTPSHWFIRLLHDKGLLLRHYTQNIDTLEHVAGLPADKVVEAHGTFRTSHCLNCRKEYSQEWVKEEIFKDNIPTCTECSGLVKPDIIXFPRESSCRFFQLMQSDFPKCDLLIILGTSLTVQPFASLVDNVPAMCPRLLINREKAGTVDPMMAMLQGMFGSAGLALDSPNNIRDVALLGDCDEGCVKMAEYLGWKDDMQALLESTKK encoded by the exons ATGCTTATCTGTTTACTTTTCAAATTTCAAGGTATCCCTGACTTCCGGACTCCTGGCACAGGGCTCTACAGCAATCTGGAGAAATACAATCTTCCCTTCCCAGAAGCCATCTTCGATATTGAATACTTCCGCAACAACCCCAAGCCCTTCTTTGTCCTGGCAAAGGAGCTTTATCCAGGGTCCTTTGCCCCCACCCCGTCCCACTGGTTCATCCGATTGCTCCACGACAAAGGCTTGCTTCTAAGGCATTACACCCAG AATATTGATACCCTGGAGCACGTAGCTGGACTTCCTGCTGACAAAGTAGTAGAGGCACATGGCACGTTCAGGACCTCCCACTGTCTCAACTGCCGGAAGGAGTACAGTCAGGAGTGGGTCAAAG AGGAAATCTTCAAGGACAACATTCCAACATGCACTGAATGTAGCGGTCTTGTGAAGCCTGACATCAT TTTTCCGAGAGAGTCTTCCTGTCGGTTCTTCCAGCTCATGCAGTCAGACTTCCCTAAATGTGACCTGCTGATTATCCTTGGAACTTCCTTAACTGTTCAGCCATTTGCATCTCTTGTTGACAA tgTTCCTGCCATGTGTCCACGTCTCCTTATCAACCGGGAAAAAGCAGGGACAGTGGATCCAATGATGGCAATGTTGCAAGGCATGTTTGGCAGTGCAGGACTCGCTCTTGATTCACCCAACAATATTCGAGATGTTGCTCTGCTTGGTGACTGTGATGAAGGCTGTGTGAAAATGGCAGAGTACTTAGGATGGAAG GATGACATGCAAGCCTTATTAGAGtctacaaagaaataa